A portion of the Suricata suricatta isolate VVHF042 chromosome 11, meerkat_22Aug2017_6uvM2_HiC, whole genome shotgun sequence genome contains these proteins:
- the LOC115306739 gene encoding olfactory receptor 9Q2-like → MAGRNDTVVTEFFLTAFPEHPEWGLPLFLVFLSFYLLTLLGNTGMVILIRVDGRLHTPMYFFLGHLSFVDICYSSITVPQMLAVLLEHGVALSYTRCAAQFFLFTFFASIDCYLLAIMAYDRYVAVCRPLLYVTIVTEKDRWGLLAAAYVAGFSSAFVRTVTAFTLSFCGNNEIDFIFCDLPPLLKLTCGDSYTQEVVIIVFAIFVMPLCVLVILVSYLFIIVAIMRIRSVGGRAKTFSTCASHLTAVSLFFGTLIFMYLRDNSGQSSEEDRVVSVLYTAVTPMLNPFIYSLRNKEVKEAVMKALSRSKSSGRP, encoded by the coding sequence ATGGCCGGGAGAAATGACACTGTAGTGACTGAGTTCTTCCTCACTGCGTTCCCAGAGCATCCCGAGTGGGGGCTCCCTCTCTTCCTGGTATTTCTGAGTTTCTATCTACTCACTCTGCTGGGGAACACGGGAATGGTCATCCTGATCCGCGTGGATGGCCGGCTCCACACTCCGATGTACTTCTTCCTTGGCCACCTTTCCTTCGTGGACATCTGCTACTCGTCCATTACGGTCCCCCAGATGTTGGCTGTGCTGCTGGAGCACGGGGTGGCTCTGTCCTACACACGCTGCGCTGCTCAGTTCTTCCTCTTCACCTTCTTCGCTTCCATCGACTGCTACCTCCTGGCAatcatggcctatgaccgctacgtGGCCGTGTGCCGGCCCCTGCTTTATGTCACCATTGTGACGGAGAAGGACCGCTGGGGCTTACTGGCTGCGGCGTATGTGGCTGGGTTCTCCAGTGCCTTCGTTCGAACAGTCACAGCCTTCACCCTCTCCTTCTGTGGAAACAATGAGATCGACTTTATTTTCTGTGATCTCCCTCCTCTGTTAAAGCTGACCTGTGGGGACAGCTACACCCAGGAAGTGGTCATTATTGTGTTTGCCATTTTTGTCATGCCTCTTTGTGTATTGGTGATCTTGGTGTCCTACCTGTTTATCATCGTGGCCATCATGAGGATCCGCTCGGTGGGGGGCCGGGCCAAGACCTTCTCCACTTGCGCCTCCCACCTCACGGCTGTGTCACTCTTCTTTGGCACCCTCATTTTCATGTACCTGAGAGATAACTCTGGCCAGTCTTCGGAGGAGGACCGAGTGGTGTCAGTGCTCTATACAGCGGTGacccccatgctgaaccccttcatctataGCCTGAGAAATAAGGAGGTAAAGGAGGCAGTTATGAAAGCCCTGAGCAGGTCAAAGTCTTCTGGAAGGCCCTAG
- the LOC115306740 gene encoding olfactory receptor 9Q1-like, with product MAEKNLTLVTQFLLTAFTDCPERALPLFLLFLLIYLFTLLGNAGMVVLIRVDSRLHTPMYFLLSHLSFMDICYSSVTVPQMLAVLLEHGVALSYTRCAAQFFLFTFFGSIDCYLLAIMAYDRYVAVCQPLLYVTVMTQKTRLGFVAGAYSAGLFSASVRTVSAFTLSFCGNNEIDFIFCDLPPLLKLTCGDSYTQEVVIIVFAIFVIPACMVAILVSYLFIIVAIMRIPSAGGRAKTFSTCASHLTAVSLFFGTLIFMYLRDNSGHSSQEDRVVAVFYTTVIPMLNPLIYSLRNKEVKEALRKVLERAELS from the coding sequence ATGGCAGAGAAGAACCTCACCTTAGTGACCCAATTCCTCCTCACTGCATTTACGGACTGTCCTGAACGGGcactccctctttttctcctctttctattGATCTATCTCTTCACCTTGCTGGGGAATGCAGGAATGGTCGTCCTGATCCGCGTGGATAGCCGGCTCCACACCCCAATGTACTTCCTCTTGAGTCATCTCTCTTTCATGGACATCTGTTACTCATCCGTCACGGTCCCCCAGATGTTGGCCGTGCTGCTGGAGCATGGGGTGGCTCTGTCCTACACACGCTGCGCTGCTCAGTTCTTCCTCTTCACCTTCTTTGGCTCCATTGACTGCTACCTCCTGGCAatcatggcctatgaccgctatgtggccgtATGCCAGCCCCTGCTTTATGTCACCGTCATGACGCAGAAGACCCGTTTGGGTTTTGTGGCTGGGGCTTATAGTGCTGGTCTCTTCAGTGCCTCGGTGAGGACAGTCTCAgccttcactctctccttctgtggAAACAATGAGATCGACTTTATTTTTTGTGATCTCCCTCCTCTGTTAAAGCTGACCTGTGGGGACAGCTACACCCAGGAAGTGGTCATTATTGTGTTTGCGATATTTGTCATCCCTGCCTGCATGGTGGCGATCTTGGTGTCCTACCTGTTTATCATAGTGGCCATCATGAGGATCCCCTCAGCCGGGGGCCGGGCCAAGACCTTCTCCACTTGCGCCTCCCACCTCACGGCTGTGTCACTCTTCTTCGGCACCCTCATCTTCATGTACCTGAGAGATAACTCTGGCCACTCCTCACAGGAGGATAGGGTGGTGGCTGTGTTCTACACAACAGTGATCCCCATGCTGAACCCcctcatctacagcctgaggaacaaggaAGTGAAAGAGGCCCTGAGGAAAGTTCTTGAAAGAGCTGAGTTGTCCTGA
- the LOC115272396 gene encoding olfactory receptor 10Q1 translates to MFARSPVLNQSGPTEFVFRVFTTVPEFQALLFLLFLLLYLLILCGNTAIIWVVCTHSSLRTPMYFFLCNLSFLEICYTSVVVPLMLSNILRARRPIPLAGCGAQMFFFVTLGSTDCFLLAIMAYDRYVAICHPLHYTLIMTQKLCIQMVASAVGLALFLSLQLTSLIFTLPFCGHRLEINHFLCDVPPVLRLACADIRVHQAVLYVVGILVLTVPFLLICVSYVFITSAILRIRSAEGRRRAFSTCSSHLTVVLLQYGCCSLVYLRPRSSTSEDEDRQIALVYTFVTPLLNPLIYTLRNKDVKGALKNAISSKAASDTH, encoded by the coding sequence ATGTTTGCTAGGAGCCCTGTGCTCAACCAATCCGGCCCCACTGAGTTCGTGTTCCGCGTGTTCACCACGGTCCCTGAATTCCaggccctcctcttcctcctcttcctcctcctctacttGCTGATCCTTTGTGGCAACACGGCCATCATCTGGGTGGTGTGCACGCACAGCTCGCTGCGCACCCCAATGTACTTCTTCCTATGCAACCTGTCTTTCCTGGAAATCTGCTACACCTCTGTCGTGGTGCCTCTGATGCTTTCCAACATTTTGAGGGCCCGGAGGCCCATTCCACTGGCTGGCTGTGGGGCCCAGATGTTCTTCTTTGTAACCCTTGGCAGCACTGACTGCTTTCTCTTGGCAATCATGGCATAtgatcgctatgtggccatctgccaccCACTGCACTACACCCTCATCATGACCCAGAAGTTGTGCATCCAGATGGTGGCGAGCGCCGTGGGCCtggccctcttcctctctctgcagctcACCTCCTTGATCTTCACGCTGCCCTTCTGTGGCCACCGCCTGGAAATCAACCACTTCCTGTGCGACGTGCCTCCCGTCCTGCGGCTGGCCTGTGCGGACATCCGCGTGCACCAGGCCGTGCTCTATGTGGTGGGCATCCTCGTGCTGACCGTCCCCTTCCTGCTTATCTGTGTCTCCTACGTGTTCATCACCTCCGCCATCCTGCGCATCCGCTCTGCCGAGGGCCGCCGCcgggccttctccacctgctcctcgCACCTCACCGTGGTCTTGCTGCAGTATGGCTGCTGTAGCCTGGTGTACCTGCGTCCCCGGTCCAGCACCTCAGAGGATGAGGACCGCCAAATCGCCTTGGTCTACACCTTCGTCACCCCCTTACTCAACCCGCTGATTTACACCCTCAGGAACAAGGATGTCAAAGGTGCCCTGAAGAATGCCATCTCCAGTAAAGCAGCTTCGGACACCCACTGA
- the LOC115272397 gene encoding olfactory receptor 1S1-like, whose product SISYESCITQMYFSIVFVVIDNFLLGVMAYDRFVAICHPLNYVTIMQPRLCISLTVIPWLLSNAVALAHTLLLLPLLFCDSITLPHFFCDLAPLLRLSCSDTSINELVLFIVGLSVVTFPFALILFSYICIVRAVLRISSTEGKWKAFSTCGSHLTVVLLFYGTIVGVYFFPPSTHPEDRDKIGAVLFTVVTPMMNPFIYSLRNKDMKGALKKFIRRKMFLPLRPWASEFSLPP is encoded by the coding sequence TCCATCTCCTATGAGAGCTGCATcacacaaatgtatttttctatcgTGTTTGTCGTTATTGACAATTTCCTCTTGGGTGTCATGGCCTATGACCGTTTTGTGGCTATCTGCCACCCTCTGAACTATGTGACCATTATGCAACCCAGGCTCTGCATTTCACTCACAGTCATTCCATGGCTCCTGAGTAATGCTGTTGCACTAGCACACACCCTTCTGCTCCTTCCGTTGCTCTTCTGTGACAGCATCACTCTCCCACACTTCTTCTGTGACTTGGCTCCTCTGCTCAGACTGTCCTGCTCAGACACAAGCATCAATGAACTTGTATTATTTATCGTGGGCTTATCAGTGGTCACCTTCCCATTTGCCCTCATCCTCTTCTCCTACATCTGCATTGTCAGGGCTGTCCTGAGAATCTCATCCACAGAGGGAAAGTGGaaagccttctccacctgtggCTCTCACCTGACAGTTGTATTGCTCTTCTATGGGACCATTGTAGGGGTTTACTTCTTCCCCCCATCTACTCACCCTGAGGACAGAGATAAGATTGGTGCAGTGCTATTCACTGTGGTGACACCCATGATGAACCctttcatctacagcctgaggaacaaggaCATGAAAGGTGCCCTAAAAAAGTTCATCAGAAGGAAAATGTTCCTCCCTTTGAGGCCCTGGGCATCTGAATTCAGTTTACCCCCATAA